The following nucleotide sequence is from Haloarcula sp. DT43.
GGTAGCCGCCGCATTCAAGAAGTCGTCTACCGAAGCTACGTCTTGCAGGGCGTTGGTACTGCTGGACACAGTTTCCAAACCCTGCGGCCTCCCTTGGGAGGCTTTCTATGACACGCTCACGTGCCCTGTCTGCGATAGTGATGCCATCGATGAATCAATTGAGGACTTCGCAGGAGTTTGTACGGAGTGCGGGTTCGTAGTTCATGACCCGGCAGATACGACGCTGCCAGAATGGATTCAATCTCGAGAGGAGGTAGAGGAACAATTCCATGAAGACTGGCTCACTGTTTGTCGTGTTCGTAACTCGACGGAGCAGCAACTTGCTCGAGCTTTCGCCGCGTTGGAGGATATTGGAAATGCACTCTGCCTCGATTCAGACCTTCGTCAGAAAGGCGCAGCAGTCTACTGTGACGCTTTCGTCGCAGGCACGACGGATGGCAGGGACACCATGTGTATAATCGCTGCATGTGCCCGTCTCGCTTCTCTATCGGCTTCGCAACCCATACCACCCGGCCGGCTAAGTGAACTCCCTTCTGTCGACCCGAGAAAATATCGGCTCAGTCTGGCTGGAATTCAGAGTGATCTTGGATTGAGTCCAGCACTGCCAACTCCAGAGGACTACGTCTTTTTCCTTGCCGGAGAGTTAGACCTCGAGGATGTTGTTCTCGGTGTCACTGAGACCACTCTTGAACAGATCGAAGGTCATTCTGCACTGGTTGGAAAGGACCCTGTTGGTATTACCGCGGCAGCGATCTACCTCGCAGCTGAAAATAAAACACAGTCCGAAGTCGCTGATGCTAGCGGAGTCTCCACGGAAACGATTCGTCAGCGGGTCAATCAGCTCCGGACTCTGGTGAGCGATGATTGATTCCGCTTCTATTCGTGAACGCGTCGCAGAAGATGACGACAACGAGCTGTTGCGTGCGGCAGTATATGCGCGGACTTCGTCCAAGAGCGGTGGGTTTGGGTATTCTCTCGATGCACAGACTCAACGGGGTATCGAGCGCTGTGAGTCACTTGGATGGACTGTGGCGTTCGTTTACCGCGATGAGGCAGAGAGCGGGAAAGATACCGATCGGCCGATGTTCCAGCAGATGCTGGACATGGCTGAAAACCGCGCATTCGATGTCATTGTCTTTTGGAAGTTGGACCGATTCTCACGGAGTCTGATGCACGCAGTACAACTGGAATCAGAACTTCGTGAGTGCGATGTATATCTCTACAGTGTCACTGAACAGATTGATACGACGACTGCAACTGGTCGTTTCAACTTCCGTAACATCGCGAGTGCTGCAGAATTTGAGCGCGATATGATAAAACAGCGGACGAGAATTGGTCTCCAAGGATTGGCCGAAGAGCACAGGTGGCCTAACAGCAATCCGCCAATCGGGTACGACCTGACTTCAGATAACCGACTCAAAATCAACAAAAGGGAGGCGCAATTGGTGATTGAGATATTTGAGTCGTACGTTGAAAAACGATCAATGCCCAGCGTAGCTTCAGACTTGAACCATCGCAATGTACTGACTGCTGACGGAGGTGATTGGACGCCAAGTGCGGTTGGGGAGATTCTCCGAAATGAGATTTATTTGGGTAAATACGAACTTGGAGAGGTTTCTGATCACGTTTCGGAGTATCAGATTGTCGATGATAACCTGTTCAAAGATGTGACTCGCATTAGAATGCGGTTTCAAAACGGGCGGTCCTCACGGAAGGCAATGCCAGAGTCCAGAAAAGAAGCTGCTATTCATGGTATGAAAGCGCAGTATAGTTCGTATCTCAATCCATAGCGGGCAACGTGGCAGAGTGACCCTTTCGCGAATCTCAAAGTCTCTTCAATTTATTTTCCATCTCGGTTAGATCCTATAGTTTCGGATTGCTCAGTAGAGCAGTTCGATACATTAAGATAGATCTTATTTGAGAGAGCTCTGTTGAGCGTGGTTAGTCCCTTTCGAAGAGACCCATATCACCATTGAGGACGGCCTGAATTTGTTTGATTGCATCGAGTTCGTGTTCACGGGGCCATTGTCGATAGTACTCTTCTGCATCGTCAGATTCCTCACAACGGGGACAGCGGTATCGATGAAAGCTATTCCCCTTGAGATCAATCTGTCCGTCTTTGACTAG
It contains:
- a CDS encoding transcription initiation factor IIB family protein yields the protein MCIIAACARLASLSASQPIPPGRLSELPSVDPRKYRLSLAGIQSDLGLSPALPTPEDYVFFLAGELDLEDVVLGVTETTLEQIEGHSALVGKDPVGITAAAIYLAAENKTQSEVADASGVSTETIRQRVNQLRTLVSDD
- a CDS encoding recombinase family protein, whose translation is MIDSASIRERVAEDDDNELLRAAVYARTSSKSGGFGYSLDAQTQRGIERCESLGWTVAFVYRDEAESGKDTDRPMFQQMLDMAENRAFDVIVFWKLDRFSRSLMHAVQLESELRECDVYLYSVTEQIDTTTATGRFNFRNIASAAEFERDMIKQRTRIGLQGLAEEHRWPNSNPPIGYDLTSDNRLKINKREAQLVIEIFESYVEKRSMPSVASDLNHRNVLTADGGDWTPSAVGEILRNEIYLGKYELGEVSDHVSEYQIVDDNLFKDVTRIRMRFQNGRSSRKAMPESRKEAAIHGMKAQYSSYLNP